In Siniperca chuatsi isolate FFG_IHB_CAS linkage group LG20, ASM2008510v1, whole genome shotgun sequence, the following proteins share a genomic window:
- the LOC122867705 gene encoding transcription factor Sox-9-A-like, translating to MNLLDPYLKMTEEQDKCLSDAPSPSMSEDSAGSPCPSVSGSDTENTRPSENGLLRADGDFKKDEEDKFPACIRDAVSQVLKGYDWTLVPMPVRVNGSSKNKPHVKRPMNAFMVWAQAARRKLADQYPHLHNAELSKTLGKLWRLLNEGEKRPFVEEAERLRVQHKKDHPDYKYQPRRRKSVKNGQSESEDGSEQTHISPNAIFKALQQADSPASSMGEVHSPGEHSGSQGPPTPPTTPKTDVSSGKMDLKREGGLRSLPEGPGGRQLNIDFRDVDIGELSSDVISHIETFDVNEFDQYLPPNGHPGSASGPGNTTPVSYTGTYSISSGAPVSPQAGVAAAWMAKSQNQQGQQQQHTLTTLGSSGASEAAQAQHRTQIKTEQLSPSHYSEQQGSPQHIAYSPFNLQHYSPSSSYPAISRAQQYDYPDHQGGSTAASYYSHAGAGQGSGLYSTFSYMGSPSQRPMYTPIADNTGVPSIPQSSPQHWEQAPVYTQLTRP from the exons ATGAATCTCCTCGACCCTTACCTGAAGATGACGGAGGAACAAGACAAGTGTCTCTCTGATGCCCCGAGCCCGAGCATGTCCGAGGACTCCGCGGGCTCTCCATGCCCGTCCGTCTCGGGCTCCGACACCGAGAACACGCGGCCGTCGGAGAACGGGCTGCTCAGAGCGGACGGAGACTTCAAGAAGGACGAGGAAGATAAGTTTCCCGCGTGCATCCGTGACGCTGTGTCCCAGGTGCTCAAGGGCTACGATTGGACCCTCGTGCCTATGCCAGTGCGCGTTAACGGATCTTCTAAGAACAAGCCTCACGTTAAGAGACCGATGAATGCCTTCATGGTGTGGGCTCAGGCTGCGCGGAGGAAGCTGGCGGATCAGTACCCACACCTGCACAACGCGGAGCTCAGCAAAACTCTGGGAAAACTCTGGAG ACTTCTCAACGAAGGTGAGAAGCGGCCGTTTGTGGAAGAGGCTGAGCGGCTCCGGGTGCAGCACAAGAAGGATCACCCTGACTACAAATACCAGCCCCGGCGGAGGAAGTCGGTGAAGAACGGACAGAGCGAGTCGGAGGACGGCAGCGAGCAGACGCACATTTCCCCAAACGCCATCTTCAAAGCTCTCCAGCAGGCGGACTCCCCGGCCTCCAGCATGGGAGAGGTGCACTCTCCGGGTGAGCACTCAG GCTCCCAGGGGCCCCCTACTCCTCCCACCACCCCAAAGACTGATGTCAGCTCAGGCAAGATGGACCTAAAGCGTGAAGGCGGCCTCCGCTCTCTGCCCGAAGGCCCCGGCGGGCGCCAGCTCAACATCGACTTCCGCGATGTGGACATCGGCGAGCTGAGCAGCGATGTCATCTCCCACATCGAGACATTTGACGTCAACGAGTTCGACCAGTACCTTCCGCCTAACGGGCACCCTGGCTCTGCTAGCGGCCCTGGCAACACCACGCCAGTCAGCTACACCGGCACCTACAGCATCAGCAGCGGTGCCCCGGTCAGTCCGCAGGCAGGAGTCGCCGCAGCCTGGATGGCTAAAAGCCAAAATCAGCagggacagcagcagcagcacacccTGACCACCCTGGGGAGCAGCGGCGCTTCAGAGGCGGCCCAGGCCCAGCACAGGACCCAGATCAAGACGGAGCAGCTGAGCCCGAGCCactacagtgagcagcaggGCTCCCCGCAGCACATCGCCTACAGCCCCTTCAACCTGCAGCACTAcagcccctcctcctcctacccGGCCATCTCCAGGGCGCAGCAGTACGACTACCCCGACCACCAGGGGGGCAGCACCGCCGCCTCCTACTACAGCCACGCGGGGGCGGGGCAGGGCTCGGGGCTATACTCGACTTTCAGCTACATGGGCAGCCCCAGCCAGAGGCCCATGTACACGCCCATAGCCGACAACACGGGGGTGCCCTCCATCCCCCAGAGCAGCCCGCAGCACTGGGAGCAGGCTCCGGTTTACACCCAGCTCACCAGACCCTGA